A stretch of the Vitis riparia cultivar Riparia Gloire de Montpellier isolate 1030 chromosome 13, EGFV_Vit.rip_1.0, whole genome shotgun sequence genome encodes the following:
- the LOC117929365 gene encoding SURP and G-patch domain-containing protein 1-like protein isoform X2 has translation MEKGAAPSLFVNDGSFMERFKQLQQENEKEKGKGAKLEEPKQRMVVPATSTPNSIPSKTNNVSKTNGTRKTPLAAPNGKLAFSLKQKSKLVPPPVKLGADEDEEETDAGNLSSDAPMKRQKLGQKDSSEHPSPQVDVAPPSPSDPAVKKVADKLASFVAKNGRQFEDVTRQRNPGDTPFKFLFDEGCADYKYYEYRLAEEEKTLSQTRDSQTSQSGGGTSTSAPKSTSGSQRSVQQRSNYQIPTSALYEATEDTRASGSSVQAALAGRAGYGESSAPTGADPIAMMEFYMKKAAQEERRRQPKQSKDEMPPPASLQTPGKKGHHMGDYIPQEELEKFLSTCNDAAAQKAAREAAERAKIQADNVGHKLLSKMGWKEGEGLGSSRNGIADPIMAGNVKLDNLGVGAQQPGEVTADDDIYEQYKKRMMLGYRYRPNPLNNPRKAYY, from the exons ATGGAGAAAGGAGCGGCTCCTAGCCTATTCGTTAATGATGGTTCATTTATGGAGAGATTCAAACAGCTTCAGCAAGAGAACGAGAAGGAGAAGGGGAAGGGTGCCAAATTGGAGGAGCCTAAACAGCGCATGGTTGTGCCAGCAACCTCAACTCCTAATTCAATCCCTAGTAAAACCAACAATGTATCTAAGACTAATGGCACCCGCAAAACTCCCCTGGCTGCACCAAATGGCAAGCTTGCCTTCAGCTTGAAACAAAAGTCAAAGCTTGTGCCACCTCCTGTTAAGTTAGGTGCAGATGAGGATGAAGAAGAAACCGATGCTGGAAATTTGTCCAGTGATGCACCAATGAAACGACAGAAGTTGGGTCAAAAAGATTCCTCTGAGCATCCATCACCACAAGTAGATGTTG CACCACCTTCCCCAAGTGATCCTGCAGTGAAGAAAGTTGCAGACAAACTTGCAAGTTTTGTGGCAAAAAATGGAAGACAATTTGAAGATGTTACTCGTCAAAGAAATCCTGGAGATACCCCTTTTAA ATTTTTATTCGATGAGGGATGCGCAGATTACAAATACTATGAATATCGGCTTGCTGAAGAGGAAAAGACTCTTTCACAGACTAGGGATTCCCAGACATCACAGAGTGGTG GTGGTACAAGCACTTCAGCTCCTAAATCAACTAGTGGTTCTCAAAGGTCAGTTCAGCAGCGATCTAATTATCAAATCCCAACCTCAGCTTTATATGAAGCCACTGAGGACACTAGGGCTTCGGGTAGTTCTGTTCAAGCAGCATTGGCTGGAAGAGCTGGTTATG GTGAATCTAGTGCACCAACAGGTGCAGATCCTATAGCAATGATGGAGTTTTACATGAAGAAAGCGGCGCAGGAAGAGAGGAGGAGGCAGCCTAAGCAGTCAAAAGATGAAATGCCTCCGCCTGCTTCTCTTCAAA CTCCTGGGAAGAAAGGTCATCACATGGGTGACTATATCCCTCAAGAAGAGCTTGAAAAGTTCTTGTCTACCTGCAATGATGCGGCTGCGCAGAAAGCTGCTAGAGAGGCTGCAGAAAGGGCAAAAATCCAGGCTGACAATGTTGGGCATAAACTCCTGTCTAAAATGGGTTGGAAAGAAG GTGAGGGTTTGGGGAGCTCTAGAAATGGTATTGCAGATCCAATCATGGCTGGAAATGTGAAGTTGGACAACTTGGGGGTTGGTGCTCAACAGCCTGGTGAGGTAACTGCTGATGATGACATATATGAACAGTACAAGAAGCGGATGATGCTTGGTTATCGTTACAGACCAAACCCTCTG AACAATCCCCGAAAGGCATACTACTGA
- the LOC117929365 gene encoding SURP and G-patch domain-containing protein 1-like protein isoform X1, producing the protein MEKGAAPSLFVNDGSFMERFKQLQQENEKEKGKGAKLEEPKQRMVVPATSTPNSIPSKTNNVSKTNGTRKTPLAAPNGKLAFSLKQKSKLVPPPVKLGADEDEEETDAGNLSSDAPMKRQKLGQKDSSEHPSPQVDVAPPSPSDPAVKKVADKLASFVAKNGRQFEDVTRQRNPGDTPFKFLFDEGCADYKYYEYRLAEEEKTLSQTRDSQTSQSGGTSTSAPKSTSGSQRSVQQRSNYQIPTSALYEATEDTRASGSSVQAALAGRAGYGESSAPTGADPIAMMEFYMKKAAQEERRRQPKQSKDEMPPPASLQTPGKKGHHMGDYIPQEELEKFLSTCNDAAAQKAAREAAERAKIQADNVGHKLLSKMGWKEGEGLGSSRNGIADPIMAGNVKLDNLGVGAQQPGEVTADDDIYEQYKKRMMLGYRYRPNPLNNPRKAYY; encoded by the exons ATGGAGAAAGGAGCGGCTCCTAGCCTATTCGTTAATGATGGTTCATTTATGGAGAGATTCAAACAGCTTCAGCAAGAGAACGAGAAGGAGAAGGGGAAGGGTGCCAAATTGGAGGAGCCTAAACAGCGCATGGTTGTGCCAGCAACCTCAACTCCTAATTCAATCCCTAGTAAAACCAACAATGTATCTAAGACTAATGGCACCCGCAAAACTCCCCTGGCTGCACCAAATGGCAAGCTTGCCTTCAGCTTGAAACAAAAGTCAAAGCTTGTGCCACCTCCTGTTAAGTTAGGTGCAGATGAGGATGAAGAAGAAACCGATGCTGGAAATTTGTCCAGTGATGCACCAATGAAACGACAGAAGTTGGGTCAAAAAGATTCCTCTGAGCATCCATCACCACAAGTAGATGTTG CACCACCTTCCCCAAGTGATCCTGCAGTGAAGAAAGTTGCAGACAAACTTGCAAGTTTTGTGGCAAAAAATGGAAGACAATTTGAAGATGTTACTCGTCAAAGAAATCCTGGAGATACCCCTTTTAA ATTTTTATTCGATGAGGGATGCGCAGATTACAAATACTATGAATATCGGCTTGCTGAAGAGGAAAAGACTCTTTCACAGACTAGGGATTCCCAGACATCACAGAGTG GTGGTACAAGCACTTCAGCTCCTAAATCAACTAGTGGTTCTCAAAGGTCAGTTCAGCAGCGATCTAATTATCAAATCCCAACCTCAGCTTTATATGAAGCCACTGAGGACACTAGGGCTTCGGGTAGTTCTGTTCAAGCAGCATTGGCTGGAAGAGCTGGTTATG GTGAATCTAGTGCACCAACAGGTGCAGATCCTATAGCAATGATGGAGTTTTACATGAAGAAAGCGGCGCAGGAAGAGAGGAGGAGGCAGCCTAAGCAGTCAAAAGATGAAATGCCTCCGCCTGCTTCTCTTCAAA CTCCTGGGAAGAAAGGTCATCACATGGGTGACTATATCCCTCAAGAAGAGCTTGAAAAGTTCTTGTCTACCTGCAATGATGCGGCTGCGCAGAAAGCTGCTAGAGAGGCTGCAGAAAGGGCAAAAATCCAGGCTGACAATGTTGGGCATAAACTCCTGTCTAAAATGGGTTGGAAAGAAG GTGAGGGTTTGGGGAGCTCTAGAAATGGTATTGCAGATCCAATCATGGCTGGAAATGTGAAGTTGGACAACTTGGGGGTTGGTGCTCAACAGCCTGGTGAGGTAACTGCTGATGATGACATATATGAACAGTACAAGAAGCGGATGATGCTTGGTTATCGTTACAGACCAAACCCTCTG AACAATCCCCGAAAGGCATACTACTGA